The sequence TCTCTCGAAAATCCGCCAAGGGCTTCTGGGAGCCTATGGACAACAAGCGACTTGACCCCTTTATTGACCCCTTTATCAGGCTGAATCGTGCCCGTCCTGTTGAGCACACTCACGGTACACAGATCTTCAATACTAGGCGAATTTTCCGAGAAAGCAAAGGCCGGCAGGCGATTCAACGCGCCAGCAACAATGAGGATAAGGAGTAGTGCAGCCACCCGAGAGGTTGCTTTGAGCGATCCTTTGAAGTACATCCCTATTTCCTCGATTCGTCTAACCAGATGCGGTACAGTCCACCCTTGCTCGCAAGGATCAGGATCGCCTCGCGCCTGTCTTGCTCGACCAGGGCGGCTGAGACAAAATCTGGCGCTGACGATGGCTTATCGATGCTGATGATTTCCCAGTGTTTGCCTCCATCCGTGGTTCGAAGAACTGCCCCTCGCTGCCCGACAGCCCAGCATTCTTGAGCACTAAGGATGACGACATCGACCAGAGCTGATTTAAAGTGCGCAGGGGGCAATCTTCCCTCTGCTTTCCGCCAGCTTCGGCCACCATCTGTAGTATAGAAGATTACTCCCTGTCGCGCCTGCCCGCGAATGTAAGGGGTAATGCCAACAGCATAACCGATCTTGTCATCCCAAAACCTTATGTTGAAGAGATGCACCCCCACGTTGCCTTGCTGCACTTCCCAATGCTTCCCGCCATCGCTGGTGTGTAAGATCTCCCCGTCCGAGCTAACCACCCATCCCTCAGATCGATCGATAAAATAAAGTCCCGTCAAGCT comes from Candidatus Methylomirabilota bacterium and encodes:
- a CDS encoding YCF48-related protein, with translation MTGLYFIDRSEGWVVSSDGEILHTSDGGKHWEVQQGNVGVHLFNIRFWDDKIGYAVGITPYIRGQARQGVIFYTTDGGRSWRKAEGRLPPAHFKSALVDVVILSAQECWAVGQRGAVLRTTDGGKHWEIISIDKPSSAPDFVSAALVEQDRREAILILASKGGLYRIWLDESRK